One Acidobacteriota bacterium DNA segment encodes these proteins:
- a CDS encoding GDP-mannose mannosyl hydrolase produces MSTRLPFETYLETVRHAPLVAIDLIVEGADGLFLLGLRKKNPASGSWFVLGGRIYKDESLDHAFARISHDELGVELARGDARFLGVDEHFYDENAGGLPGFGTHYVVLGYCIKCDRSSLALPEDQHSDYRWFQRDELLQDSQVHPNTRRYFEAFEPV; encoded by the coding sequence ATGAGTACACGCCTGCCGTTCGAGACGTACCTGGAGACCGTCAGGCACGCACCGCTGGTTGCGATCGATCTGATCGTCGAGGGTGCGGACGGTTTGTTCCTGCTCGGGTTGCGGAAGAAAAATCCGGCGAGCGGGTCGTGGTTCGTTCTCGGTGGCCGCATTTACAAGGATGAGTCCCTCGATCACGCCTTCGCGCGCATCAGTCACGATGAACTCGGTGTCGAATTGGCACGCGGCGATGCGCGGTTTCTCGGAGTCGATGAACACTTCTACGACGAGAACGCGGGAGGGCTGCCGGGCTTCGGAACGCACTATGTGGTTCTCGGGTATTGCATCAAGTGTGATAGGTCGTCTCTGGCCTTGCCGGAAGACCAGCACTCCGACTACCGCTGGTTTCAGCGTGACGAGCTTCTGCAGGATTCGCAGGTTCATCCGAATACGCGCCGCTACTTTGAGGCGTTTGAGCCGGTCTAG
- a CDS encoding aminotransferase class V-fold PLP-dependent enzyme produces MNDVRQHFPGVLRQTYLNAAAQSLLPTPVMEEMSDSMRAHNELGINAFASYLDGLIRARSAGARLLGARPEQIAFVGNTAAAISQVAGGIDWNDGDEILVGDEEFPAIVLPWLAQQPRGARVRFVPTEEGRLLADRFLEAIGPRTRVVAVSHVQWTSGYCMELEELGRVCAEREILFCVDAIQSLGVLPIDVEKLKIGVLAADGRKWMMGPQGCTLLYVSDDWGRELRPPAVGTMTLANPDGLLDYRDWDRENGVVDMEPHLQAGAARFETGFHNFCGLAGLARAMEFAETVGRERIQTHIAQLTRLAAKTVQERGWTVWGPHQDHERAGITTFSIPGDPTLVYDHLNRNDISISLREGRLRIAPHVYNTEDEVLHCIATIQEALR; encoded by the coding sequence GTGAACGACGTTCGCCAGCACTTTCCGGGGGTCCTGCGCCAGACCTACCTCAACGCCGCCGCGCAGTCGCTCCTTCCGACCCCCGTGATGGAAGAGATGAGCGACTCGATGCGTGCTCACAACGAACTGGGCATCAATGCCTTCGCGAGTTACCTGGACGGGCTGATCCGGGCCCGATCTGCCGGGGCTCGTCTTCTCGGAGCGCGACCCGAACAGATCGCGTTTGTCGGGAATACGGCCGCCGCGATATCCCAGGTCGCCGGCGGAATCGACTGGAACGACGGAGATGAGATCCTCGTGGGGGATGAAGAGTTCCCCGCGATCGTCTTGCCGTGGTTGGCGCAACAGCCCCGTGGCGCGCGGGTGCGATTCGTGCCGACCGAGGAGGGTCGATTGCTCGCGGACCGCTTCCTCGAGGCGATCGGTCCCAGGACGCGAGTCGTCGCGGTCTCGCACGTCCAATGGACCAGCGGGTATTGCATGGAGTTGGAAGAGCTGGGGCGCGTGTGTGCAGAGCGAGAGATCCTCTTCTGTGTTGACGCGATCCAGTCCCTCGGCGTCCTACCGATCGACGTCGAGAAGCTCAAGATCGGCGTGCTGGCTGCGGACGGGCGGAAGTGGATGATGGGCCCGCAGGGTTGCACCCTGCTCTACGTAAGCGATGACTGGGGCCGAGAACTTCGACCGCCTGCGGTCGGAACCATGACCCTTGCGAACCCCGACGGTCTACTGGACTATCGCGATTGGGATCGCGAGAACGGCGTCGTCGACATGGAGCCGCATCTGCAGGCCGGCGCGGCAAGATTCGAGACCGGCTTCCACAACTTCTGTGGGCTCGCCGGTCTGGCCCGGGCCATGGAGTTCGCGGAGACCGTGGGTCGAGAACGGATTCAAACCCACATCGCCCAACTCACGAGGCTGGCGGCCAAAACCGTCCAGGAGCGCGGATGGACTGTCTGGGGGCCGCATCAGGACCACGAGCGCGCAGGGATCACGACGTTTTCCATACCCGGTGATCCTACCCTCGTCTACGACCACCTCAACCGAAACGACATCTCGATCTCCCTGCGAGAGGGACGACTACGGATCGCACCTCACGTCTACAACACCGAGGACGAAGTGTTGCACTGCATCGCCACGATCCAGGAGGCGTTGCGATGA